The Candidatus Poribacteria bacterium genomic interval ATTCATCGCCGAACTACAGGGCTTTAACCGTTTAGCTGCGTAAGTCCTAACTAAATTAGGGTTTATTATTTTCGATCAATTCGAGAGAAGGAGAAGTAAATGCCGCAAATCAGTTTTATGAATGAACTCGGAATCGCAATAGTTGTTCTTGTCATAGCGATGATGACTTCTATACGTATCCTTAGAGAATATGAGAGAGCAGTTGTATTTCGGTTGGGACGTTTGACCGGTGCGAGAGGACCCGGGTTTGTACTACTCATACCGTTCTGGATTGAGCGGATGCAGCGCGTGAGTCTTCGAACTGTTGTCCAGGATGTGACCCCACAGGATGTGATTACCAAGGACAACGTCTCCGTGAGTGTGAACGCCGTTTTAACCTTCCGAATCGTGGACTCGGCAAAGGCGATCGTCGAGGTCGAAGATTTTGGGTTTGCAATCAGCCAACTCGCACAAACAACGCTCCGAAGTGTGCTCGGAAGCGCAGAACTTGATGACCTCTTGTCGGAACGCGAAAAGCTGAATCAAGAGTTGGAAGAGATTATCCAAAGGAACAGCGAAGCATGGGGAATCAGCGTCATCGCTATGGAGATTAAGCATGTAGACCTGCCCGCGGAAATGCAACGCGCAATGGCGAAACAAGCGGAGGCAGAGCGGGAGCGCCGTGCAAAGTTTACGCACGCTGCGGGAGAGTTGGAATCGTCCGAAGCCTTAACGGAAGCCGCAACAACTTTAAGCAGAAATCCAATCGGTATCCAACTCCGTTACCTACAAG includes:
- a CDS encoding slipin family protein; translation: MPQISFMNELGIAIVVLVIAMMTSIRILREYERAVVFRLGRLTGARGPGFVLLIPFWIERMQRVSLRTVVQDVTPQDVITKDNVSVSVNAVLTFRIVDSAKAIVEVEDFGFAISQLAQTTLRSVLGSAELDDLLSEREKLNQELEEIIQRNSEAWGISVIAMEIKHVDLPAEMQRAMAKQAEAERERRAKFTHAAGELESSEALTEAATTLSRNPIGIQLRYLQALIEVAAEKNSTLVFPIPVDLLSSFIKQGSKTE